In Alosa sapidissima isolate fAloSap1 chromosome 11, fAloSap1.pri, whole genome shotgun sequence, a single window of DNA contains:
- the sv2bb gene encoding synaptic vesicle glycoprotein 2B, which produces MADPYQNNVYHQGDGEGYGSYGEGGQDGYGYQGDYPSQEEDAASDVTEGHDEEDQMYEGEYQGIPHPDEVKAQRRAARAKARAAADAVSEQEELAEQYEEIMEDCAHGRFQWTLFVVLGLALMADGVECFVVGFVLPSAEKDMCLSNAEKGMLGLIVFLGMMFGAFVWGGLADKVGRRRCLIVALAINCIFAFLSSFAQGYGFFLFFRLVSGFGIGGSVPIVYSYFSEFLQMDKRGEHLSWLCMFWMVGGIYASFTAWGIIPRYGWGFSMGTEFQFHSWRVFVLVCALPAISSLIGLTFMPESPRFLLESGKHDEAWMILKQVHDTNWRAKGEPERVFTVSHIKTPKTQEDEFIEIQSATGTAFQRWIVRTLTLTKLVLKNVISLLGRELRLSTLLMAIIWFTMAFSYYGLSVWFPDMIKHLQNEEYESKLKVFHREKVENFHFNFSLENQVHKEGEYIRDKFIRIEMKSVKFEDSLFEDCTFEDIRSTDTIFENCTIRNTLFYNTDLWEEKFIDCRMENSTFEHNKRGCHLDSDDENDVLIYLVSFLGSLAVLPGNIISALFMDRIGRIKLIGGSMLIAAGCTFFLFLSFSQAAIIAFQCLFCGVSVAAWNGIEVITVELYPASKRATAFGVLNALCKLAAILGSSIFASFVGVTKIVPILLSCVALVCGGLVALKLPETREKILL; this is translated from the exons ATGGCCGACCCCTACCAAAACAACGTGTATCACCAGGGCGACGGCGAGGGCTACGGCTCGTACGGCGAAGGCGGTCAGGATGGCTACGGTTACCAGGGTGACTACCCGTCCCAGGAGGAGGACGCGGCCAGCGATGTGACGGAGGGTCACGACGAGGAGGACCAGATGTACGAGGGCGAGTACCAGGGCATCCCGCACCCGGATGAGGTGAAAGCGCAGCGGCGGGCAGCTCGGGCCAAAGCACGGGCGGCGGCCGACGCCGTCTCGGAGCAGGAGGAGCTGGCCGAGCAGTACGAGGAAATCATGGAGGACTGCGCGCACGGACGCTTCCAGTGGACGCTCTTCGTGGTGCTGGGCCTGGCACTCATGGCTGACGGTGTGGAGTGCTTCGTGGTCGGCTTCGTGCTTCCCAGCGCTGAGAAGGACATGTGCCTGTCCAACGCGGAGAAAGGCATGCTGG gtttGATAGTGTTTCTGGGTATGATGTTCGGTGCATTCGTATGGGGCGGTCTGGCTGATAAGGTGGGACGGAGGAGGTGTCTGATTGTTGCCCTTGCCATCAACTGCATCTTCGCCTTCCTGTCATCCTTCGCTCAAGGATACGgattcttcctcttcttccgaCTCGTCTCCGGCTTTGG gATCGGGGGCTCAGTGCCGATCGTGTACTCGTACTTCTCGGAGTTCCTGCAGATGGACAAGCGTGGGGAGCACCTGAGCTGGCTCTGCATGTTCTGGATGGTGGGAGGCATCTACGCCTCCTTTACCGCCTGGGGCATCATCCCTCGCTACG GCTGGGGCTTCAGCATGGGCACAGAGTTCCAGTTCCACAGCTGGAGGGtgtttgtgctggtgtgtgcccTGCCTGCCATCTCCTCCCTCATCGGCCTCACCTTCATGCCTGAGAGCCCACGCTTCCTGCTGGAG AGTGGCAAACATGACGAGGCGTGGATGATCCTGAAACAGGTCCACGACACCAACTGGAGAGCCAAGGGTGAACCCGAGAGAGTATTCACC GTGTCCCATATTAAGACCCCAAAGACCCAGGAAGATGAGTTCATCGAGATCCAGAGTGCAACGGGAACAGCCTTCCAGAGATGGATCGTACGCACTTTAACACTGACCAAGCTG GTGCTGAAGAATGTTATATCACTACTGGGTCGGGAGCTCCGACTCAGTACTCTACTGATGGCCATCATCTGGTTCACCATGGCCTTCAG TTATTATGGGCTATCGGTGTGGTTCCCCGACATGATCAAGCACCTGCAGAACGAGGAGTACGAGTCCAAGCTGAAGGTGTTCCACCGGGAGAAGGTGGAGAACTTCCACTTCAACTTCTCACTAGAGAACCAGGTCCACAAGGAGGGGGAGTACATACGAGACAA GTTCATTCGCATTGAAATGAAGTCTGTGAAGTTTGAAGATTCACTGTTTGAAGACTGCACTTTTGAAGACATCCGATCAACAGACACCATATTTGAAAACTGCACCATCAGAAACACATTATTCTataacacag ACTTGTGGGAGGAGAAGTTCATTGACTGCAGAATGGAAAACTCGACCTTTGAACACAACAAGAGGGGCTGTCACCTGGACAGTGACGATGAAAATGATGTCCTTATCTACCTGGTCAGCTTCCTTGGGAGTCTGGCAGTGTTGCCAGGCAACATCATATCTGCCCTGTTCATGGATAGGATTGGAAGGATCAAGCTGATTG GTGGCTCAATGCTTATCGCCGCAGGCTGcaccttcttcctcttcctgagTTTCAGTCAGGCGGCCATCATCGCTTTTCAGTGCCTCTTCTGTGGGGTCAGTGTGGCCGCCTGGAACGGCATCGAGGTCATCACCGTGGAGCTCTACCCCGCCTCCAAAAG AGCCACAGCGTTCGGTGTCCTCAACGCTCTCTGCAAGCTTGCCGCCATCCTGGGAAGCTCCATCTTCGCCTCGTTCGTGGGCGTCACCAAGATCGTCCCCATCCTGCTGTCCTGTGTGGCGCTGGTGTGCGGTGGCTTGGTCGCCCTAAAGCTCCCGGAGACCAGGGAGAAGATCCTGCTGTAG
- the LOC121724623 gene encoding mesoderm posterior protein 2-like translates to MDASTAELSHTRAEVTSPLFGAFGSSGGGSWSLPRSDSWNYLPLEGDPWSYSASDPEFSNVSSPETISPSSVMDFFSPPGSAAAAHSAQSPSPSPVTTSSSSCEESGCSGNGAGQRSKRKLRSRNPSRQRQSASEKEKLRMRDLTKALHHLRTYLPPSVAPAGQTLTKIQTLRLAIRYIAHLSAQVQVGHVDMGVRMERGMEARQSPAQAHGQAYPQVDSPAQHIQYSQHQSTNHWSHQRDQYTHRFEQYALIQQSQQTITNCQTSALQQDMISYQKENLVQLSHGF, encoded by the exons ATGGACGCCTCAACAGCGGAGCTCAGCCACACCAGAGCGGAGGTCACCTCTCCCCTCTTCGGGGCCTTCGGTAGCAGTGGCGGAGGGAGTTGGAGCTTACCCAGGTCGGACTCGTGGAACTACCTGCCCCTGGAAGGGGACCCCTGGAGCTACTCGGCCTCAGACCCCGAGTTCTCCAACGTGTCCTCCCCTGAGACCATCTCTCCGTCCTCCGTCATGGACTTTTTTTCGCCTCCTGGGTCGGCCGCGGCTGCCCACTCAGCGCAGTCGCCCTCCCCATCCCCAGTGACCACGTCCTCCTCGTCCTGTGAGGAGAGCGGCTGCTCCGGCAACGGCGCTGGCCAAAGGAGCAAACGGAAGCTGCGGTCGCGGAACCCGAGCCGTCAGCGTCAGAGCGCCAGCGAGAAGGAGAAGCTGCGCATGAGGGACCTGACCAAAGCGCTGCATCACCTCCGCACCTATCTGCCGCCCTCCGTGGCCCCGGCCGGACAGACCCTCACCAAGATCCAGACGCTGCGCCTCGCCATCCGCTACATCGCTCACCTGTCCGCACAG GTACAGGTCGGCCATGTGGACATGGGTGTGAGGATGGAGCGTGGAATGGAAGCCCGCCAAAGCCCAGCCCAGGCTCATGGACAGGCGTACCCTCAGGTGGACAGCCCAGCCCAACACATTCAGTACTCTCAGCACCAGTCCACAAACCACTGGAGCCACCAAAGAGATCAGTACACTCACCGTTTTGAGCAGTACGCCCTTATTCAACAGAGCCAGCAGACAATCACAAACTGCCAGACTTCAGCTTTACAGCAAGACATGATATCATATCAG AAAGAAAACCTGGTGCAATTAAGTCATGGATTCTAG